The proteins below are encoded in one region of Macrococcus armenti:
- the plsY gene encoding glycerol-3-phosphate 1-O-acyltransferase PlsY — translation MMTIALLLALSYLLGAIPTGLIVGQLLYKKDIRKFGSGNLGATNTFRVLGKNAGIFVTIFDVAKGVLPATFPLLFNLDVHGIWFGLAAILGHVYPIYLKFKGGKAVATSAGVILGVNPIVFTIIAVIFFTLLFTTRMVSLTSIFTSIANFITTLFFDDIILKVISFALMVLIVYRHKSNIARILNGTEPKISFKK, via the coding sequence ATTATGACGATTGCTTTACTATTAGCTCTTTCGTACTTACTTGGTGCAATTCCTACTGGTTTAATCGTTGGCCAGCTTTTGTATAAAAAAGACATTAGAAAATTTGGTAGTGGAAATTTAGGTGCAACCAATACATTTAGAGTGCTTGGGAAAAATGCAGGTATTTTTGTTACCATATTTGACGTTGCAAAAGGCGTACTTCCAGCAACATTCCCATTATTATTTAATTTAGACGTACACGGTATTTGGTTTGGTCTCGCTGCAATATTAGGACATGTTTACCCTATATATTTAAAATTTAAAGGCGGTAAAGCTGTAGCAACAAGTGCCGGAGTTATTCTAGGTGTTAATCCTATTGTATTCACAATCATTGCAGTTATCTTTTTTACATTATTATTTACTACGAGAATGGTGTCATTAACGAGTATTTTTACAAGTATTGCTAACTTTATAACGACTTTATTTTTTGATGATATCATCTTAAAAGTAATATCATTTGCGTTGATGGTATTAATCGTCTATCGCCATAAATCTAATATTGCACGAATTTTAAATGGAACAGAACCAAAAATATCATTTAAAAAATAA
- a CDS encoding acyl-CoA thioesterase: MYITEKKIDVRYAETDKMGVVYHANYLVWFEVGRTDFIKKAGFNYQSMEDEGLISPVLDVQVKYKQSVTYPESVIVKTWIDQYSKLKTIYAYEVIKEDGSIAATGKTTHVIIKKGSEKPVRLDRYYPDWHEKYLELSEK, encoded by the coding sequence ATGTATATTACTGAAAAGAAAATCGATGTTCGATATGCAGAAACTGATAAAATGGGTGTTGTTTACCATGCTAATTATTTAGTATGGTTTGAAGTTGGTCGTACAGACTTCATTAAAAAAGCAGGATTTAATTATCAATCTATGGAAGATGAAGGCCTAATTTCACCCGTTCTTGATGTTCAAGTCAAATATAAGCAATCTGTAACGTATCCTGAGTCAGTGATCGTAAAAACGTGGATTGACCAATATAGTAAGCTTAAAACCATATATGCTTATGAAGTAATTAAAGAAGATGGATCTATTGCTGCAACAGGTAAGACGACGCATGTGATTATTAAAAAGGGAAGTGAGAAGCCCGTAAGACTGGATAGATATTATCCAGATTGGCATGAAAAGTATTTGGAACTATCGGAGAAGTAA
- the mscL gene encoding large conductance mechanosensitive channel protein MscL: protein MSLLKEFKEFAIKGNVLDLAVAVVIGAAFGKIVSSLVADVIMPIIGLIFGDTDFASNWAYKGIKYGVFIQSIIDFLIVAVAIFIFIKLINKLTRKSEVEEVEEAVEENTVLLTEIRDLLRSK from the coding sequence ATGTCATTATTAAAAGAATTTAAAGAGTTTGCGATTAAAGGAAATGTATTAGATTTAGCTGTAGCAGTAGTAATTGGTGCTGCATTTGGTAAAATTGTATCATCTTTAGTAGCAGATGTTATTATGCCTATTATCGGTCTTATTTTTGGAGACACGGACTTTGCTTCAAACTGGGCTTACAAAGGAATCAAATATGGTGTCTTCATTCAATCAATTATCGATTTCTTAATCGTTGCAGTTGCAATTTTCATCTTCATCAAATTAATCAACAAATTAACGCGTAAAAGTGAAGTTGAAGAAGTTGAAGAAGCAGTGGAAGAAAATACTGTGTTATTAACAGAAATCAGAGATTTATTACGCTCTAAATAA
- a CDS encoding SCO family protein, with the protein MKKLSAFLILTVVIILSACSNSRLEPKSLYGNTISEFSGTDDKGKEISNKDLKGKVWLVDFIFTNCETVCPPMTYNMSTVVDQLEKDGISSKDYGVISFSVDPKRDTPSKIHEYINQHNPPKNVWRAVTNYDEKFIRQFAEENFKTIVVPPTEANDQATHGTSFYLVDQNGMIIKDYAGKDTGDKKFPKAEIVEDVKTMIKEGPYKK; encoded by the coding sequence ATGAAGAAGTTAAGTGCATTTTTAATTTTGACTGTAGTTATTATCTTGAGTGCATGTAGTAATTCAAGATTAGAACCTAAATCTTTATATGGTAATACAATAAGTGAGTTTTCAGGTACAGATGACAAAGGTAAAGAAATCTCAAATAAGGATCTGAAAGGTAAAGTATGGTTAGTTGATTTTATATTCACGAATTGCGAAACAGTCTGTCCGCCGATGACATATAATATGAGTACTGTTGTAGATCAATTAGAAAAAGATGGTATAAGTTCGAAAGATTATGGGGTTATCAGTTTTAGTGTAGATCCAAAACGTGATACGCCATCTAAAATTCATGAATATATAAACCAGCATAATCCACCAAAAAACGTGTGGAGAGCAGTAACAAACTATGATGAGAAATTTATTAGACAATTTGCTGAGGAAAATTTCAAGACGATTGTTGTTCCTCCAACAGAAGCAAATGATCAGGCAACGCACGGAACTTCTTTCTATCTCGTAGACCAAAATGGAATGATCATTAAAGATTATGCAGGCAAAGATACTGGAGATAAAAAGTTTCCGAAAGCTGAAATCGTTGAAGATGTTAAAACGATGATTAAAGAAGGTCCATATAAAAAATAA
- the parE gene encoding DNA topoisomerase IV subunit B has product MFVGGKQLSVNQYNDESIQVLEGLEAVRKRPGMYIGSTDSRGLHHLVYEILDNSIDEALNGHGNEINVTLNKDQSVTVTDNGRGMPTGLHKTGKPTPEVIFTVLHAGGKFGQGGYKTTGGLHGVGASVVNALSSWLEVVIYNNGKIFKQRFENGGVPVTTLEEIGTSKKTGTSVTFKPDPSIFKQTTHFNFETLSERLRESAFLLNHLKITITDNRSDEGRSETYFYEDGLKDFVNFVNEGKEVLHEVAKFSGKANDIEAEVAFQFNDQYSETILSFVNNVRTKDGGTHEVGMKTAFTRVFNEYARKIGELKQKDKNLDGNDIREGMTAIISVKIPEHLLQFEGQTKSKLGTSEARSAVDSILSEQLPFYFEENGALSQKLVKKAVKAAQARDAARKAREEARNGKKNKRKETLLSGKLTPAQSKDTSRNELYLVEGDSAGGSAKLGRDRKFQAILPLRGKVINTEKAKLEDILKNEEISTIIHTIGVGVGNDFELKDSNYDKIIIMTDADTDGAHIQVLLLTFFFKYMKPLIDAGKVYIALPPLYKVSKGKGKQEVVEYAWTDDELKDVQKKVGKGFTLQRYKGLGEMNADQLWDTTMNPETRTLIRVEIEDELRSARRVSTLMGDKVEPRRDWIERHVEFGMQEDVSILENDEVELLTEIEDIETIENAEVGESNE; this is encoded by the coding sequence ATGTTTGTAGGGGGTAAGCAATTGTCAGTAAATCAGTATAATGATGAATCCATTCAAGTGCTGGAAGGTCTTGAAGCAGTTAGAAAAAGACCCGGTATGTATATCGGTTCTACCGATTCAAGAGGGTTACATCACTTAGTATATGAAATATTAGATAATTCAATTGATGAAGCATTAAATGGACATGGAAATGAAATTAATGTCACATTAAATAAAGATCAATCTGTAACCGTGACAGATAATGGCCGTGGGATGCCAACAGGTCTGCACAAAACTGGTAAACCGACACCTGAAGTTATATTTACTGTATTACATGCAGGTGGTAAGTTCGGTCAAGGTGGCTATAAAACGACAGGTGGTTTACATGGTGTCGGGGCCTCAGTTGTTAATGCACTCAGTAGCTGGCTTGAAGTTGTCATTTATAATAACGGCAAAATATTTAAGCAACGTTTTGAAAATGGTGGTGTTCCAGTAACAACGCTTGAAGAGATAGGTACTTCAAAGAAAACAGGTACTAGTGTTACTTTTAAACCGGATCCATCTATATTTAAACAGACAACACATTTTAACTTTGAGACATTAAGTGAGCGATTACGTGAATCTGCATTTTTATTAAATCATTTAAAAATAACAATTACTGATAATCGTAGTGATGAAGGACGTTCAGAAACATACTTTTATGAAGATGGCCTTAAAGATTTCGTGAACTTTGTAAATGAAGGTAAGGAAGTATTACATGAAGTTGCGAAGTTTAGCGGTAAAGCTAACGACATTGAAGCAGAAGTAGCTTTCCAATTTAATGATCAATATTCTGAAACAATCCTTTCATTTGTAAACAATGTACGTACGAAAGACGGCGGTACACATGAAGTAGGGATGAAAACGGCGTTTACACGCGTTTTTAATGAGTATGCCCGAAAAATTGGTGAGTTGAAACAAAAGGATAAAAATTTAGATGGAAATGATATTCGTGAAGGAATGACAGCAATCATATCCGTAAAAATTCCTGAACATCTTCTTCAGTTTGAAGGTCAGACGAAGTCAAAATTAGGCACAAGTGAAGCTAGAAGCGCTGTAGATAGTATTTTAAGTGAACAATTGCCTTTCTATTTTGAAGAAAACGGCGCATTAAGTCAGAAGTTAGTAAAGAAAGCCGTTAAAGCAGCACAAGCAAGAGATGCTGCTCGTAAAGCGAGGGAAGAGGCGCGAAATGGTAAAAAGAATAAACGAAAAGAAACACTTTTATCCGGTAAGCTAACGCCTGCACAAAGTAAGGACACGAGTCGAAATGAACTATATCTCGTCGAAGGTGACTCAGCCGGTGGATCAGCGAAATTAGGGCGTGATCGTAAATTTCAGGCGATATTACCTTTACGCGGAAAAGTTATCAATACTGAAAAAGCAAAACTTGAAGATATTCTTAAAAATGAAGAAATAAGTACGATTATTCATACAATTGGAGTCGGTGTCGGAAATGACTTCGAATTAAAGGATAGTAATTACGATAAAATCATTATCATGACCGATGCTGATACTGACGGTGCGCATATTCAAGTGTTATTATTAACATTCTTCTTTAAATATATGAAACCTTTAATTGATGCCGGTAAAGTTTATATCGCATTACCGCCGCTATATAAAGTTTCAAAAGGTAAAGGGAAGCAGGAAGTTGTCGAATATGCATGGACCGATGATGAGTTAAAAGATGTTCAGAAAAAAGTCGGTAAAGGTTTCACGTTACAGCGCTATAAAGGTCTTGGTGAAATGAATGCGGACCAATTATGGGATACAACGATGAATCCGGAGACAAGAACATTAATTCGTGTTGAAATTGAAGATGAATTAAGAAGCGCCAGACGTGTTTCCACACTGATGGGAGACAAAGTAGAACCGAGACGTGACTGGATTGAACGTCATGTTGAATTTGGTATGCAGGAAGACGTTAGCATACTGGAAAATGATGAAGTAGAATTATTAACAGAAATAGAAGATATTGAAACAATTGAGAATGCTGAAGTAGGTGAAAGTAATGAATGA
- the acnA gene encoding aconitate hydratase AcnA, with the protein MNSNLKQAAKQTFDLNGKSYTFYSLKSLEELGLGEIKKLPYSIRVLLESVLRQYDGRVINEEHIKHLVKWGKKNDPNAEVPFKPSRVILQDFTGVPAVVDLASLRKAMDDVGGDVTKINPEVPVDLVIDHSVQVDAFGNESALQRNMELEFARNKERYQFLNWATKAFDNYRAVPPATGIVHQVNLEYLANVVHVREVEGEQVAFPDTLVGTDSHTTMINGIGVLGWGVGGIEAEAGMLGQPSYFPVPEVIGVKLTGELPEGATATDLALRVTQELRKKGVVGKFVEFYGPGVVNLPLADRATIANMAPEYGATCGFFPVDEESLNYMRLTGRDEAHIELVKEYLVKNDMFFTTDKEDPTYTDTLNLDLSTVEASLSGPKRPQDLIKLSDMKKEFVKSVTAKAGNQGHGLNKSEFDKTATATLSDGKTVTMKTGDIAIAAITSCTNTSNPYVMLGAGLVAKKAIEKGLKVPAYVKTSLAPGSKVVTGYLEDSGLQKYLGELGFNTVGYGCTTCIGNSGPLLPEIEDMISKEDLLVTSVLSGNRNFEGRIHPLVKANYLASPQLVVAYALAGTVDIDLQNDPIGKGHDGKDVFLKDIWPSIEEVKNEVHSVVTPELFRKEYENVFNSNEMWNKIESTDRALYDFDPSSTYIQNPTFFEGLSKEPGAIEPLKDLSVMGKFGDSVTTDHISPAGAIGKDTPAGKYLRENGVEIRDFNSYGSRRGNHEVMMRGTFANIRIKNQIAPGTEGGFTTYWPTGEVMPIFDACMKYQADGTGLVVLAGNDYGMGSSRDWAAKGTNLLGVKTVIAESYERIHRSNLVMMGVLPLQFLKGDSAEKLGLDGSEKFSVEIHEGIKPRDEVKVSAVKTDGTTVEFNALARFDSEVEIDYYRHGGILQMVLRGKLAE; encoded by the coding sequence ATGAATTCAAATTTAAAGCAAGCTGCTAAACAGACATTTGACCTGAATGGTAAAAGTTACACATTTTACAGTTTGAAATCACTAGAAGAACTTGGTTTAGGTGAAATTAAGAAGTTACCTTATTCGATTCGAGTATTATTAGAATCTGTATTAAGACAATATGATGGACGTGTAATTAATGAAGAGCATATTAAGCATTTAGTGAAATGGGGTAAAAAGAACGATCCGAATGCAGAAGTACCGTTTAAACCTTCGCGCGTTATTTTACAGGACTTCACTGGTGTTCCAGCTGTAGTTGATCTAGCATCGCTTCGTAAAGCAATGGATGATGTTGGTGGAGATGTTACTAAGATTAATCCAGAAGTACCGGTTGACTTAGTAATTGACCACTCAGTTCAAGTGGATGCTTTCGGTAATGAATCAGCATTGCAACGCAATATGGAGTTAGAATTTGCGCGCAATAAAGAACGTTATCAATTCTTAAACTGGGCAACTAAGGCATTTGATAACTATCGTGCAGTACCTCCTGCAACAGGTATTGTGCATCAAGTAAACTTAGAATATTTAGCTAACGTTGTGCATGTAAGAGAAGTTGAAGGTGAACAAGTTGCTTTCCCGGATACACTCGTAGGTACTGATTCACATACAACTATGATTAACGGTATCGGTGTACTCGGATGGGGTGTAGGTGGTATTGAAGCAGAAGCGGGCATGCTTGGACAACCATCATATTTCCCTGTCCCTGAAGTTATCGGTGTAAAATTAACTGGTGAATTACCTGAAGGTGCAACAGCGACAGACCTAGCATTGCGTGTAACTCAAGAGTTACGTAAAAAAGGTGTCGTAGGTAAATTTGTTGAGTTTTATGGACCGGGTGTAGTGAATTTACCATTAGCAGATAGAGCAACTATTGCGAATATGGCACCTGAATACGGTGCAACTTGTGGTTTCTTCCCAGTTGATGAAGAATCATTAAATTATATGCGTTTGACAGGGCGAGACGAAGCACATATTGAGCTTGTAAAAGAATATTTAGTGAAAAACGATATGTTCTTCACGACAGATAAAGAGGATCCTACTTATACGGATACGCTGAATTTAGATTTATCAACTGTAGAAGCGTCACTTTCTGGTCCGAAACGTCCTCAGGATTTAATCAAATTAAGCGACATGAAAAAAGAATTCGTTAAGTCCGTTACTGCTAAAGCAGGAAATCAAGGTCATGGATTAAATAAATCAGAGTTTGATAAAACTGCAACAGCAACGTTATCAGATGGAAAAACAGTTACAATGAAAACAGGAGATATTGCAATCGCAGCAATTACATCTTGTACGAATACTTCAAACCCTTATGTTATGTTAGGGGCTGGACTTGTTGCTAAAAAAGCAATTGAAAAAGGACTAAAAGTTCCTGCCTATGTTAAAACATCATTAGCTCCGGGATCAAAAGTCGTAACAGGCTACCTTGAAGATTCTGGCTTACAGAAATATTTAGGTGAGCTAGGCTTTAATACTGTAGGATACGGTTGTACGACTTGTATCGGTAACTCAGGACCTTTATTACCTGAAATCGAGGACATGATTTCTAAAGAAGATTTACTTGTAACATCTGTATTATCAGGAAACCGTAACTTTGAAGGTCGTATTCATCCATTAGTTAAAGCGAACTACTTAGCTTCACCACAACTTGTTGTAGCTTATGCCTTAGCAGGAACTGTTGATATCGATTTACAAAACGACCCTATTGGAAAAGGTCATGATGGTAAAGATGTATTCCTGAAAGATATTTGGCCATCAATTGAAGAAGTTAAAAATGAAGTACATTCTGTAGTAACACCTGAACTATTCCGCAAAGAATATGAGAATGTATTTAATTCAAATGAAATGTGGAATAAAATTGAATCTACTGATCGAGCATTATATGACTTCGATCCAAGTTCAACATATATTCAGAACCCGACATTCTTTGAAGGTCTTTCAAAAGAGCCTGGTGCTATTGAGCCTTTAAAAGACTTAAGTGTTATGGGGAAATTCGGTGATTCAGTAACGACTGACCATATTTCACCAGCTGGTGCTATCGGTAAAGATACGCCTGCAGGAAAGTATTTAAGAGAAAATGGTGTAGAAATACGTGACTTTAACTCGTATGGTTCACGTCGTGGTAATCACGAAGTAATGATGCGTGGAACATTTGCCAACATTCGTATTAAAAACCAAATTGCACCTGGAACTGAAGGTGGATTTACGACTTACTGGCCAACAGGTGAAGTAATGCCGATATTTGATGCTTGTATGAAATATCAGGCTGATGGTACTGGATTAGTTGTTCTTGCTGGTAATGATTACGGTATGGGATCTAGTCGTGACTGGGCTGCTAAAGGTACAAATTTATTAGGTGTTAAAACTGTTATCGCTGAGAGCTATGAACGTATTCACCGCTCTAACCTAGTGATGATGGGTGTATTACCATTACAATTCTTAAAAGGTGATTCAGCAGAAAAACTTGGATTAGATGGAAGTGAAAAGTTCTCTGTTGAAATTCATGAAGGCATTAAACCTCGTGATGAAGTAAAAGTTTCAGCTGTAAAAACTGATGGAACAACAGTTGAATTTAATGCATTGGCACGTTTCGATTCAGAAGTGGAAATTGATTACTATCGCCATGGTGGAATTCTTCAAATGGTACTTCGAGGAAAACTTGCTGAATAA
- a CDS encoding glycine betaine uptake BCCT transporter: MVNGKKLTSVFYIALFFVLITVLFGVISPEGFESVTGKVNAFITQYFGWYYVMITSIFVFACLFLILSPIGKLKLGKPTDKPEFSTMSWFAMLFSAGMGIGLVFYGAAEPLSHFINSPTGSGETDGAMKDAFRYTFFHWGFHAWATYGIVALGLAYAQFRKGEAGLLSKTLRPILGDKVDGFIGTIIDVLAVFATVVGVAVSLGMGAQQINGGLHFLFDVPNNISTKMIIIVVVTVLFLVSAWSGLSKGIQILSNVNIGLATLLLFAVLFIGPTVLIMNMFSTSIGNLLQNFLSMSFDAAPLDKSKREWMNGWTIYYWGWWMSWSPFVGIFIARVSKGRTIREFLIGVLLVPTLISMLWFSVFGVSGIEIFKKFPSIGKLAVETQLFAIFEHMPMAMGLSLIALLLICTFFITSADSATFVLGMQTTNGSLEPANYIKVIWGLAQSIIAAVLLYAGGLGALQSAAIIAAFPFSFVLILMLYALYKDGNAERMRIGLTLKPDKKFRKTNSSDFEVDNQ, from the coding sequence ATGGTAAACGGAAAAAAACTTACTTCTGTATTTTACATTGCATTATTTTTTGTATTAATTACTGTTTTGTTTGGTGTAATATCGCCAGAAGGATTTGAAAGTGTTACTGGTAAAGTTAACGCATTTATTACTCAGTACTTTGGTTGGTACTATGTAATGATTACATCTATATTTGTCTTTGCTTGTCTATTTTTAATTTTAAGTCCAATTGGAAAATTAAAGCTAGGGAAGCCGACAGATAAGCCGGAGTTCAGTACAATGTCATGGTTTGCGATGTTATTTAGTGCTGGTATGGGTATTGGACTCGTCTTCTATGGTGCAGCAGAACCACTTAGCCACTTTATTAATTCACCGACAGGTAGTGGTGAAACAGATGGCGCAATGAAAGACGCTTTCAGATACACATTCTTTCACTGGGGTTTTCATGCATGGGCTACATACGGCATCGTAGCGTTAGGGCTTGCTTATGCACAATTCAGAAAAGGTGAAGCTGGGTTACTATCAAAAACTTTAAGACCGATACTCGGCGATAAAGTAGATGGATTTATCGGAACAATCATTGATGTACTTGCAGTATTTGCTACTGTTGTAGGGGTTGCAGTTTCATTAGGTATGGGTGCTCAGCAGATCAATGGTGGTTTACATTTCTTATTTGATGTACCAAATAATATATCAACAAAGATGATTATTATCGTTGTTGTAACAGTTTTATTCCTTGTAAGTGCATGGAGTGGATTATCTAAAGGGATACAAATATTAAGTAACGTGAATATTGGTCTCGCAACGTTATTATTATTTGCTGTTTTATTTATTGGACCGACAGTTTTAATTATGAACATGTTCTCGACTTCTATCGGGAATCTGCTTCAAAATTTCCTATCAATGAGTTTTGATGCGGCACCGTTAGATAAATCAAAACGTGAATGGATGAATGGCTGGACAATCTATTACTGGGGTTGGTGGATGAGCTGGAGTCCATTCGTTGGAATATTTATCGCACGTGTTTCGAAAGGTCGTACGATTCGTGAGTTTCTGATTGGGGTTCTACTTGTACCGACATTGATCAGTATGCTCTGGTTTAGTGTGTTTGGCGTAAGTGGTATTGAAATCTTCAAGAAATTCCCGAGCATCGGCAAACTTGCAGTAGAAACACAGCTGTTTGCAATCTTTGAACATATGCCAATGGCGATGGGATTATCTTTAATCGCGTTGTTATTAATTTGTACGTTCTTTATTACTTCAGCTGACTCAGCTACGTTTGTACTCGGTATGCAAACGACAAACGGGTCGCTGGAACCTGCAAATTATATTAAAGTAATTTGGGGACTGGCACAAAGTATTATTGCAGCTGTATTATTATATGCAGGTGGACTTGGTGCATTGCAGAGTGCTGCAATCATTGCAGCTTTTCCATTCTCATTTGTATTAATTCTGATGCTTTATGCGTTATATAAAGATGGAAATGCTGAACGTATGAGAATAGGTTTAACATTAAAACCGGATAAGAAATTTCGTAAAACGAATTCATCTGATTTTGAAGTAGATAATCAATAA